A genomic window from Plasmodium malariae genome assembly, chromosome: 10 includes:
- the PmUG01_10021500 gene encoding mitochondrial processing peptidase alpha subunit, putative, whose amino-acid sequence MSTNAQRFHIVLSRAKVGKRLYSSEVLKLKRNPNLDKIYTGEKQNFSKVPFKKEKIEDIIKEVKFEYYYFSEGKNNKYKDIPLNIAIIKESELPPYKQVDEKLHFSVLENDLKIISTNKNNSVCSIGLYVKCGSRYEEINDKVNEQGMSVMIENMAFHSTAHLSHLRTIKSLEKIGANVSCNAFREHMVYTCECLKEYLPVVTNLLIGNVLFPRFLSWEMKNNVNRLNVIRKKLFENIEMYITELLHNTAWHNNTLGNKLYVCESSVENYKSENIRNFMLKHFSPKNMTLIGVNVDHDELTKWTSRAFQDYVSIPYTNQKEITPKYTGGFISVEDKNIKKTNIAIAYETKGGWKSSDMITLTVLQTLMGGGGSFSTGGPGKGMYSRLFLNVLNNYNFIESCMAFSTQHSDTGLFGLYFTGEPSNTLDIINAMALEFQKMNKVTDEELNRAKKSLKSFMWMSLEYKSILMEDLARQMMILNRILSGKELCDAIDAVTKDDINRVVRLFIKSKPTVVVYGNINHAPHYDEICKILG is encoded by the exons ATGAGCACAAACGCACAGAGGTTTCACATAGTACTTAGTAGAGCAAAGGTTGGTAAAAGGCTTTACAGTAGTGAAGTCTTAAAACTAAAACGCAACCCTAActtagataaaatatatacaggAGAAAAACAAAACTTTAGCAAAGTACCattcaaaaaagaaaaaattgaggatataattaaagaggtcaaatttgaatattattattttagtgaagggaaaaataataaatataaggaTATACCCCTGAACATAgctataataaaagaatcaGAATTACCACCATATAAGCAAGTGGACGAAAAATTGCATTTTTCAGTTTTAGAAAATGACTTGAAAATTATCTCGACCAACAAAAATAACAGCGTATGCTCCATAG GACTTTACGTGAAATGCGGATCCAGGTACGAAGAAATAAACGACAAGGTGAACGAACAAGGCATGAGTGTAATGATTGAAAATATGGCTTTTCACAGCACTGCGCATTTATCTCACTTGAGAACAATTAAGTCGTTGGAAAAAATAGGAGCAAACGTAAGCTGTAACGCTTTTCGTGAGCACATGGTATATACATGTGAATGTTTAAAGGAGTATCTACCAGTAGTgacaaatttattaataggAAATGTATTATTTCCAAGATTTTTATCATGGGAgatgaaaaataatgtaaatcgATTGAATGTGAttcgtaaaaaattatttgaaaatattgaaatgTATATAACAGAATTACTACATAATACAGCATGgcataataatacattaggTAATAAGTTATACGTATGTGAATCTAGTGTAGAGAATTATAAATCTGAGAACATAAGAAATTTTATGCTTAAACATTTTTCCCCTAAAAATATGACATTAATAGGGGTAAATGTAGATCATGATGAATTAACAAAATGGACATCTAGAGCTTTTCAAGATTATGTTTCTATACCTTATACAAATCAAAAAGAAATAACTCCTAAGTATACAGGTGGTTTTATAAGTGTAGAAGATaagaatataaagaaaactAACATTGCAATAGCATATGAAACAAAAGGTGGATGGAAATCATCAGATATGATTACTTTAACTGTGTTACAAACGTTAATGGGAGGAGGAGGTTCCTTCTCAACTGGAGGACCAGGAAAAGGAATGTATTCAAgactatttttaaatgttttaaataattataattttattgaatcATGTATGGCTTTTAGTACTCAACATTCAGATACGGGTTTATTCGGATTATATTTTACAGGAGAACCATCTAATACTcttgatataataaatgcaATGGCTTTAGAATTTCAAAAGATGAACAAAGTAACTGATGAAGAATTAAATAGAGCAAAAAAAAGTCTAAAAAGTTTTATGTGGATGAGCTTAGAGTATAAATCTATTTTAATGGAAGACCTAGCTAGACAAATGATGATTTTAAATCGAATTCTTTCTGGAAAAGAATTATGTGATGCTATTGATGCTGTAACAAAAGATGATATAAACCGAGTTGTACGCTTATTCATTAAATCGAAACCAACTGTTGTAGTTTATGGAAACATTAATCATGCCCCTCATTATGACgaaatatgcaaaattttgggataa
- the PmUG01_10021200 gene encoding DnaJ protein, putative, whose amino-acid sequence MDEDQKSSGDLNRTQIYENSQIIPKSSNIFEGEREEKSLISNIFSTRRPKHAGAGLVSGLKSLTKGIIVGTSFLFISPYLCAKAEGINGFFKGMFFGLLSAIIIPIISLGVASYQIGRGILNTPESIAQRALGKIWDEEKREWYDFYYNLDDEAVRLLNEIDDNNNNNSNNGNNSNNHGTNNNSSNNDSNNGNSTKYIKKNDIDDDEYYNKNGNIKVKNDEFYKILNVPTNATQNEIKRQYYKLAKEFHPDKCSDLKAKEQFQKIGEAYQVLGDIERRRRYDKEGKTVLNNMQFIDSTFFFTLLFGSEKLDPYIGKLRMVMYVEYEQLYRDEDVQRIIVKEQNKREVQLALNLREIINNYIHGDKDEYIIKFKKEINELCQTSFGHVILENVAWSYENCAYQFLGDKYSLFGISGKYYKMQQKKRVIGTGFKFVKTLIKTSSLASQIKKREEEENISLEKSAKVNKKIEDSLPTIVETMLNICLIDIDQTIKGVCKKVFTDMSVDENMRKNRAESLIVLAKIMKKIIQDYKKNNEITDTKKLFEDACMRAYQKQDDEYI is encoded by the exons ATGGATGAA gACCAAAAAAGTAGTGGTGACCTTAATAGGACACAGATTTATG AGAACAGCCAAATAATACCGAAAAGTAGTAATATATTCGAAGGAGAAAGGGAGGAAAAGAGCTTAATTAGCAATATCTTTTCAACGAGGAGGCCAAAACATGCGGGTGCTGGCCTAGTTTCAGGATTAAAATCATTAACAAAAGGAATAATAGTGGGTACtagctttttatttatttctccCTATTTATGTGCAAAGGCTGAAGGGATTAATGGCTTTTTCAAAGGTATGTTTTTTGGTCTCCTGAGTGCAATAATAATACCCATAATTTCTTTAGGTGTAGCTAGTTATCAGATAGGTAGAGGAATTTTAAATACTCCGGAATCTATAGCGCAGAGAGCGTTAGGAAAAATATGGGATGAAGAGAAGAGAGAATGGTATGACTTTTACTATAATTTGGACGATGAAGCAGTTAGGTTATTAAACGAAATTGacgataataataataataatagcaataatggtaataacagtaacaaccacggtactaataataatagtagcaacaatgatagtaataatggtaatagtacaaaatatattaaaaaaaatgatattgaTGATGATGAGTATTATAACAAGAatggaaatataaaagtgaaaaatgatgaattttataaaatattaaatgtaccAACAAATGCAAcacaaaatgaaattaaaagacAGTATTATAAACTTGCCAAAGAATTCCACCCAGATAAGTGCTCAGATTTAAAGGCTAAAGAacaatttcaaaaaattggAGAAGCATATCAAGTATTAGGAGATATTGAAAGAAGAAGGAGGTATgataaagaaggaaaaactgttttaaataatatgcaaTTTATTgattctacttttttttttaccttattATTTGGTAGTGAAAAATTAGATCCATATATTGGAAAACTTCGAATGGTTATGTATGTGGAATATGAGCAATTATACAGAGACGAAGATGTACAACGTATAATTGTAAAGGAACAGAATAAAAGAGAAGTACAGTTAGCTTTAAATTTaagagaaataataaataattatatccATGGAGATAaagatgaatatattataaaatttaaaaaagaaattaatgaattatgCCAAACATCCTTTGGACATGTCATTTTAGAAAATGTGGCTTGGTCCTATGAAAATTGTGCCTATCAATTTTTAGGAGATAAGTATAGCTTATTTGGTATAAgtggaaaatattataaaatgcaACAAAAAAAGAGAGTAATAGGTACTGGttttaaatttgttaaaaCATTAATTAAAACTAGCTCATTAGCTAGTCAAATTAAGAAAAGggaagaagaggaaaatatttctttagaAAAATCAGCAAaagttaacaaaaaaattgaagattCTTTACCAACTATTGTTGAAACCATGCTAAATATATGTCTTATTGATATTGATCAAACTATAAAGGGAGTATGTAAAAAAGTGTTCACAGATATGTCTGTAGATGAaaatatgagaaaaaatagaGCAGAGTCTCTTATCGTTTTAGccaaaattatgaaaaaaatcattcaagactataaaaaaaacaacgaAATCACGGATACTAAGAAGTTGTTCGAGGATGCTTGTATGAG gGCATACCAGAAACAGGACGATGAGTACATTTAA
- the PmUG01_10021400 gene encoding conserved Plasmodium protein, unknown function: MKIVKNEWFVSRGYVFQNLRLIGYLRYMIDTSQEKKMHFLKCSIYGFCYNHEGKGTKRRKNIQTNESNNRGNSNKSYISNNRTTAYEGRLPNGNTSNEYIINYKNMEIGKLLKYLSLNVKNEKTKGKRDNSIIEEAVVHLSKNAIIINNMNFLFFNMLLTIIHKSEIKISNKILNQMVLFLLHKHILVLSKKDINNTNSSWINIINLLSNISKNNKDLLPLLHKKIDDEKNNGINGNNGVSFIDKLLYRITNENYDYSMREISLLLHSCYILNIRSVEMFSFIYKQMCEKEYILNCLDIHIFVYSVHRLKLHNFVIFLENIKKDILKLLINFSNGQLVNILLAYTYFFFNNKEGNNFIQNGGFICTLFNRCMHTFHHFTNREFCNFLNFIIKYDIYLEENQKLRLLMAISKLLQHKCNEKLNLYLMTDIDIFTIVNFIYKYSSTDNYMFPQTDSVFTNLDNVVIHLVKKKKFKQNLLVYILHFYKFRISTTSLGTEFFSCVLQYINVSTLEFKMKVMLLTSLERYLLLSQREATNHVAIIKNYYYKLFEYMYNDIYKEINQFMQKNKEESDIDTTIYTEKKEIFSNTDIKEILKLIMKRMDNDETDHQYCCSTSSSNAECDITKVKNNFLNLLCGYIIKNKIVELFPYILMGRSYIPMDICTKVELILKNVFSILNNYTLEHTKNINDPNEQIEKKMNEPIGRDEKKIIIKPFNFIRSLNLCNEFIFNSRGNISNFLTNKNVILKYLDAISLKEENNINCTYFNLYVHMLLFDINHNILYFVNILLSKITEYIKSANFNYKQNFSKIVDIYISIIKLNISYYNIYIKCIYRLIFSKIFYYYEKLCYKYVSLLFYSNLIHLFLQIYLQKNFSRHVVLSIRLLLRQFDFFLNSLDQNTYNLLSSNFRELSEYDKRDIKKTKNIHPLISSFPLNELIYIYRTLTIFHFVNLYKYMNIYELKTFYIFCKILNFSIFKLNSFSIEDFTQTNRGASNIHSSVLSCLNDLFKNNERANIQCEQIVFPLFIIDILINKKCPCFV, translated from the exons atgaaaattgtaaaaaatgaGTGGTTTGTCAGTAGAGGATACGTTTTTCAGAACTTGAGGTTAATAGGATATTTGAGATATATGATAGATACTTCTCAGGAGAAGAAGatgcattttttaaaatgtagtATTTACGGGTTTTGTTATAACCATGAGGGGAAGGGGAcaaagagaagaaaaaatatacagaCGAATGAGAGTAACAACAGAGGCAACAGCAACAAGAGCTATATTAGTAACAACAGGACTACTGCATATGAGGGAAGGTTGCCCAATGGTAACACAAGTAacgaatatataataaattataaaaacatggAAATAGgaaaacttttaaaatatttgtcaCTTAAcgtgaaaaatgaaaagacaaaaggaaaaagagaTAATAGTATAATTGAAGAAGCTGTAGTACATCTTTCTAAAAATGcgataattataaataatatgaattttcttttttttaatatgttactaactattatacataaaagtgaaataaaaataagcaataaaatattaaatcaaATGGTATTGTTCTTATTACATAAACACATTTTGGTGTTATCCAAAAAAGACATTAATAATACGAACTCTTCATGgattaacattattaatttaCTTTCTAATAtctcaaaaaataataaagatctTTTACCCTTACtccataaaaaaatagatgatGAAAAGAATAATGGCATCAATGGAAATAATGGGGTCTCTTTTATAGATAAGCTCTTATATAGAATTACAAATGAGAATTATGATTATTCGATGAGAGAAATTTCTTTACTGTTACATAGTTGTTACATATTGAATATAAGAAGTGTAGAGATgtttagttttatttataaacaaaTGTGTGAAAAGGAGTACATACTAAATTGTCTagatatacacatttttgtGTATTCTGTGCATAGATTAAAACTccataattttgtaatttttcttgaaaatataaaaaaagatattttaaaattattaatcaATTTTTCAAATGGACAACtagtaaatatattgttagcttatacatatttctttttcaataacaaagaaggaaataattttattcaaaatgGAGGATTTATATGCACACTATTTAATAGATGTATGCACACGTTTCACCATTTTACAAATAGagaattttgtaattttctaaattttatcataaaatatgatatatatttagaggAAAACCAAAAGTTAAGACTGTTGATGGCTATCTCAAAGTTGCTTCAACATAAGtgtaatgaaaaattgaatCTGTATTTAATGACAGATATAGATATCTTTActattgtaaattttatttacaaatatagtAGTACAGACAACTACATGTTTCCTCAAACCGATTCTGTCTTTACAAATTTAGATAACGTCGTTATAcatttagtaaaaaaaaaaaaatttaaacagAATTTATtggtatatatattgcatttttataaatttagaaTTAGTACTACTTCTCTAGGTACTGAATTCTTCTCATGCGTTctacaatatattaatgtaagtACTCTAGAGTTTAAAATGAAAGTAATGCTACTAACATCTCTTGAGAGATACTTGCTATTATCTCAAAGGGAAGCCACAAATCATGTAGCTATTATTAAgaactattattataaattgttTGAATACATGTATAATGACATATATAAAGAGATAAATCAatttatgcaaaaaaataaggaagaaAGTGATATAGATACAACCATATAcacagaaaaaaaggaaatattttcaaatacagatattaaagaaatattaaaattaattatgaaAAGAATGGACAATGATGAAACAGACCATCAATACTGTTGTAGTACATCTAGCAGCAATGCCGAATGTGATATTACGAaagtgaaaaataattttcttaacCTTTTATGtggatatataataaaaaacaaaatagtgGAATTGTTTCCTTACATTTTAATGGGTAGGAGTTATATACCCATGGATATATGTACCAAAGTGGagcttattttaaaaaacgtTTTTAGCATACtgaataattatacattagaacatactaaaaatataaatgacccaaatgaacaaattgaaaaaaaaatgaatgagCCTATTGGAcgagatgaaaaaaaaataataataaaaccttttaattttatacgCTCCTTAAACTTATGcaatgaatttatttttaatagtagaggtaatatttcaaattttttaaccaataaaaatgttatattaaaatatttggatGCTATTAGCCTaaaggaagaaaataatataaactgcacatattttaatttatatgtgcatatgcttttatttgatataaatcataatatactatattttgTGAACATTCTGCTATCCAAAATtacagaatatataaaaagtgcaaattttaattataagcAAAATTTCTCAAAAATTGttgatatatacatatcaaTAATTAAGCTAAATATcagttattataatatttatataaaatgtatatatagattAATTTTCtccaaaatattttattattatgaaaagttatgttataaatatgtatcacttttattttactccAACTTGATACATttgtttttacaaatatatcttcaaaaaaatttttctagACATGTCGTCCTATCGATCAGGCTATTGTTAAGGCAGtttgacttttttttaaattctttagATCAAAATACTTACAATTTACTCTCATCAAATTTTAGAGAACTGTCAGAGTATGATAAGAgggatataaaaaaaacaaaaaacataCACCCGTTAATTTCTTCATTTCctttaaatgaattaatttatatctatagaacattaacaatttttcatttcgtcaatttgtataaatatatgaatatatatgagttaaaaactttttacatattttgtaaaattttaaacttttctatttttaaactCAACAGCTTTTCCATAGAAGACTTCACGCAGACGAACAGGG GCGCGTCAAACATTCATAGCTCAGTATTAAGCTGCTTGAATgacctttttaaaaataacgaAAGGGCAAATATCCAGTGCGAGCAAATCGTGTTCCCCTTATTCATAAtagatattttaattaataaaaagtgtCCATGCTTCGTATga
- the PmUG01_10021300 gene encoding conserved Plasmodium protein, unknown function, with the protein MKTSTLKNITLGYMQNSKLFFSGYTGKHVTDKDLVKKNNDWYIEETNFCLGKVTKLRFSEKDDMARRVLKIMDSQISKMYTRMRDGTVIPYMSFYLNDVIDKPAPNHQFIEQPLIKWTWDEAYDEAYEEN; encoded by the exons atgaaaacttcaacattaaaaaatatcacaTTGGGCTATATGCAAAATTCCAAGCTCTTTTTTAGTGGTTATACAGGGAAACACGTAACTGACAAGGATTTggttaagaaaaataatgactg GTACATTGAGGAAACCAACTTTTGCTTAGGAAAAGTCACG AAACTGCGATTTTCTGAAAAAGATGACATGGCAAGAagagttttaaaaataatggacAGTCAAATAAGCAAAATGTACACAAGGATGCGAGATGGAACGGTCATCCCGTATatgtctttttatttaaatgatgtTATTGATAAACCTGCTCCCAATCATCAATTTATTGAACAGCCACTGATCAAATGGACCTGGGATGAAGCCTATGATGAGGCTTACGAAGAAAATTAG